From one Acidobacteriota bacterium genomic stretch:
- a CDS encoding YceI family protein: MYQTRARQRSSTFILLATALLLPGAISPRGVGMQSPADEAVDYNASSLIAITGTSGLFAFAGHRHAVLASEWSADLKMNLDDLGRASATITLPAAKLVIDSPAARQKAGLGGGPGDSEVRTIQQRMLSSEVLDAAQYPRIKFTTTAIKAQGSGQLQVTGNMEIHGRSHPVTIQARYRSDGRQTALDGEFEIRQTDYGLRPESVAGGTVKVKNQIAIKFHIVMKAAR, translated from the coding sequence ATGTACCAGACGCGAGCAAGGCAGCGCTCTTCGACCTTTATCCTCCTGGCCACTGCACTACTTTTGCCTGGAGCGATTTCCCCGCGCGGGGTGGGGATGCAATCTCCCGCGGATGAGGCCGTCGACTACAATGCATCATCCCTGATTGCCATCACGGGCACTTCCGGCCTGTTCGCGTTTGCCGGCCACCGGCACGCGGTGCTCGCCAGCGAGTGGTCCGCGGACCTCAAGATGAATCTTGACGACCTGGGCCGTGCCAGCGCAACCATTACGTTACCGGCGGCCAAGCTGGTGATTGACAGCCCCGCAGCGCGGCAAAAAGCAGGGCTGGGAGGGGGACCCGGCGATTCCGAGGTGCGAACAATCCAACAACGGATGTTGAGCAGCGAGGTCCTCGACGCCGCGCAGTATCCCCGGATCAAGTTCACCACGACAGCCATCAAAGCGCAGGGCAGCGGCCAGCTTCAGGTGACTGGAAACATGGAAATCCACGGGCGCAGTCATCCGGTAACGATTCAGGCACGGTACCGCTCCGACGGAAGGCAAACGGCGCTGGACGGTGAATTCGAAATTCGCCAGACAGACTATGGGCTCAGGCCTGAAAGCGTTGCTGGGGGAACGGTAAAGGTGAAAAACCAGATCGCCATAAAGTTTCATATTGTGATGAAGGCTGCGCGGTAA
- a CDS encoding DUF2141 domain-containing protein: MRGKRRPARKEHNTFRIRSRLNFLACLLLFDVLCLASGRGYTLTIVAEGVSNSQGVVGVLVFNSPKGWPTDNGRAFRAVAVRAHPGSVEIRISDLPAGTYAAVVLHDINENRKLDRNWFGKPKEQWGMSENPPVHFSAPSFKSARFTLSRDERITVVLH, from the coding sequence CTGCGCGGTAAGCGCCGGCCCGCTCGGAAGGAGCATAATACGTTCCGGATTAGGTCCCGCTTGAACTTCCTGGCATGTCTGCTGCTTTTCGACGTTCTGTGCTTGGCGTCCGGACGCGGATACACACTGACAATTGTGGCCGAGGGCGTTTCCAACAGCCAGGGCGTTGTGGGAGTCCTGGTTTTCAACTCGCCGAAAGGCTGGCCAACTGACAATGGACGCGCCTTCCGGGCTGTCGCGGTCAGGGCGCATCCAGGCTCAGTTGAGATTCGAATCTCCGATTTGCCCGCCGGGACATATGCTGCAGTTGTGCTGCACGATATAAACGAGAACAGGAAGCTCGATCGCAACTGGTTCGGCAAGCCTAAGGAACAGTGGGGTATGTCGGAGAATCCACCGGTGCATTTTTCAGCGCCAAGCTTCAAGTCGGCCCGCTTCACACTGAGCAGAGACGAAAGAATAACCGTGGTTCTCCACTAA